In a genomic window of Vigna angularis cultivar LongXiaoDou No.4 chromosome 6, ASM1680809v1, whole genome shotgun sequence:
- the LOC108341579 gene encoding uncharacterized protein LOC108341579, with translation MEFQKDFLTLSLAGYTDDGGHENGPVTALLLATSPVLSPHTASGSGSSNNNSDDYGGAPVPAPEKTAKGTIPPPFPWATNQRARIHSFRYLMLNKINRISGTVQCKRCLNVFEMEIDVRKKLSELRRFTEGQKEDMKNRAPVEWMKPVLPKCEHCGRENSVTPVLAGVKKKAINWLFLFLSQTLGCCTIKQLKYFCKHTKNHRTASKNHLVYIAYSGLSRQFASECFDF, from the coding sequence ATGGAATTCCAAAAAGATTTTCTAACTCTCTCCCTAGCAGGTTACACCGACGATGGTGGTCATGAAAATGGCCCTGTAACAGCTTTGTTACTCGCAACAAGTCCCGTGTTATCACCACATACAGCGTCCGGCAGCggcagcagcaacaacaactcAGATGACTATGGTGGTGCTCCTGTTCCTGCTCCTGAAAAAACAGCAAAGGGAACCATTCCTCCACCTTTTCCATGGGCCACTAATCAGAGAGCGAGGATCCACAGTTTCAGATACCTGATGCTAAACAAGATTAATAGGATCAGCGGGACCGTTCAGTGCAAGAGGTGCTTGAACGTGTTCGAGATGGAGATTGATGTGAGGAAGAAATTATCTGAGTTGAGGAGATTCACTGAGGGGCAAAAAGAGGACATGAAAAATAGGGCACCCGTTGAGTGGATGAAGCCAGTGTTGCCAAAATGTGAGCATTGTGGCCGAGAAAATAGTGTGACACCCGTCCTTGCCGGTGTGAAGAAGAAGGCCATCAATTGGTTGTTCTTGTTTCTCTCTCAGACGCTGGGCTGTTGCACCATTAAACAACTAAAGTATTTTTGCAAGCACACCAAAAATCATCGAACTGCTTCAAAAAACCACCTGGTTTATATCGCCTATTCAGGACTCTCCAGACAGTTTGCGTCTGAATGCTTCGATTTTTGA